A segment of the Sulfurovum indicum genome:
CGATACCGGCATCTACCAATGCTTTCAGTGCATCCGATTCAGCATCCTGCTGCAATTTGTCACCGTGAAGCTTTTTTACAACATGCGGAGGTACCTTTCCTTTTCTAAATCCGTCCACTTTCATCTGCTTGCCTGCTTCTCTCGCAAGTCTGTCAACATTTGCTTCGATCACACTGTTGTCGATCTCTCCACTTACCGATACATTTGCATCGTCAATTTTGTTTACTGTAACTTTCACTACAATCCTTTTCACTTTTAATAAATTGCATGATTTTATCTAAAATTTGATAAAAAACAGATGCCGACAAAATCGAAGTGAAGCGTGAAGCGTGAAGCGTGAAGAATTTTGGTACATTTTTCTGGCAAAAACCTTAGCCCGGCTTATGTAGATACAACCATGTAAAATACTATAGAAAAATTAAAACAGCTAACAGCTTGTTTTGATATGGTTTGGAGGAGAGTTGCCCAGAGAGAGCATACGGTCTGTTATATGACCGGGAAACTCCCTCAAATATGCAGTGAAGTAAACCTATTTGGCAGCATTTTTTTTGTCACGCTGAACACGTTTTCTCATCGTCGGATCCAAATATTTCTTACGTATACGGATATTCTCAGGTGTTACCTCAATAAGTTCATCGTCCTCAATCCACTCCATTGCATGTTCAAGACTCATTTCGCGCGGCGGTACCAGTTTGATGGCATCTTCACTTCCTGAAGAACGCATGTTAGTCAGCTGCTTTCCTTTGAGCGGATTGACCTCAAGGTCTCCTGGTCTTGCACTCTCACCGATAACCATACCGTTATAGACTTTATCCTGCGGGTGAATAAAGAGTATACCCCGTGCCTGCAGGTTATAAAGAGAGAAAGCAACCGCTTCTCCGTCATCCATAGAGATGAGTGCTCCCGGTGTACGACTGATGACCACACCGGAGTATGGCCTGTACTCGATGAACGAGTGGTTCATGATCCCCTCACCTTTGGTGTCTGTCAGAAACTCCGAACGGAACCCGATGAGCCCTCTTGCCGGAATCTCGAACTCAATGCGTACAGTTCCGTCAGGCATCGGTGTAAGTGATGTCATTTCTGCTTTACGCTTTCCAAGTTTTTCAATGGCAACCCCTTGGAACTCTTCAGGTACATCAACAACCAGGTGTTCGAACGGTTCCATTTTAACACCATTCTCTTCCTTTACAACCACTTCCGGACGCGCAAGCAGGAACTCAAATCCTTCACGTCTCATATTCTCTGCCAAAATACCGATCTGAAGTTCACCACGGCCTGAAACTTTGAAACTGGCATCGCCAAGCGGTTCCATACGCATTGCAATATTGGTCTCCATCTCTTTTTCAAGACGCTCACGGATCTTGTTTGAGGTAACATGTTTACCCTCTGTACCCGCCAACGGACCATCGTTGACCGACATAATGACCGAGAGCGTCGGTTCTTCCACATGCATTGGATCAAGTGCCACAGGATTGGACGGATCACAGATCGAGTCTCCTACATCAATATCGGCAAATCCTGCGATTGCAACGATGTCACCCGCTTCTGCTTCTTCAATCTCAATACGTTCAAGCCCTTTGAAACCAATCAGTTTGCTAACACGTGACTTGATCTTCTCCCCGCTGGCTTTGACAAGCATATACTCATCACCCTTCTTCACTCTTCCGTTGAAAATACGGGTGATCCCTATACGTCCTACAAAATTATCCGAATCGAGTGTAAAGACCTGTGCCTGCGTATCATTGTCTGCTGAACCGGTTGGATAAGGTACTTTTTCAAGAATCGCTTCAAAAAGCGGTGTCATATCTTTGTTCTCATCTTCAAGGTTCCATTTTGCATATCCATCTCTTGCAGCTGCATAGAGTACAGGGAACTCAAGCTGTTCATCATTTGCATCAAGAGCAACAAGCAGGTCAAACATCTCATCAAGTACTCTGTCAGGTTCTGCACCATCCTTGTCGATCTTGTTGATGACAACTACCGGGATAAGCCCCAGTTCGATCGCTTTTTTCAGAACGAATTTGGTCTGAGGCATAACCCCTTCCTGTGCATCGACAAGCATCAATACGCCATCTACCATCTTGAGAACACGCTCAACTTCTCCTCCAAAATCGGCGTGCCCCGGAGTATCGATAATGTTGATCTTGTGATCACCGTACGTAATAGCCGTATTTTTTGAAAGGATCGTGATCCCTCTCTCTTTTTCGATGTCGTTGCTGTCCATCACTCTTTCATCTACCTGCTGATGCGCAGCAAAGGTACCCGACTGTTGAAGCAGTTCATCTACTAACGTTGTTTTACCGTGGTCAACGTGAGCGATAACGGCAATGTTTTTGATCTTTTGCATGAAATATCCTGAAAAGCAGGCATTTTTAGCCTACTGTAATTTTCGCGCATTATATCCAAAAGTTACTATTATAGTGATAAGCCGTAAAGTTCATGATAGGTTTTAAGTGCATAGCGGTCTGTCATTGCTGCCATATAGTCGGCAATGACCCGGTGTTTAGGACGTGTTTCCAAAAGTGCTTTCTGATGTACCGGCAGCAGATCTGTATCATCATTAAATGCGGTGTAAAGTCCTTTGATACACTGCTTTCCGGCATACATCTTACGTACAATTTTTTCATGTTTGTAAAGCTTTTTAAAAAGCCGTTTTTTAAGTATTTTCAACGCTCTCGCTGTTACCTCAGAGAAACCGACAGGAAGTTTCTCTCTAGCATCAAGTGCGGCAACAATCGGCTCTGCCTTTCTATACCGTGCTGCCCCCACTTTGGAGTTTTCAATAAAATCCTCTACCAAAAGTTTGATGAGTCCGGCTACAAAACGGTGCCGGTAGAGTGGTTCGTCCGGGTAAACCCCCTCCTCCTGTACCATACTGTCCACCCTCAAACAAAGTTCATCTTCAAGCAGATCTCCAAAAGTGATCAGTCCATACTTGATTCCGTCATCGATATCGTGAGAGGTATAGGCGATCTCATCAGCATGATCAACCACCATTGCTTCCAGGCTTGGATGTTTATCCAACGCAAAACGTTCATCCAGATTTTCCAAAAAAGGTTTATGGTAGGGGAAAGAGTGTTTCAATACCCCTTCAAGCGTGGCAAAGGTAAGATTGAGCCCATCGAATTCTTTATAGCGTTTTTCAAGCTTTGTCAATACCCTGAAAGACTGAAAATTATGTTCAAAACCAAGCAGATGTCCATCTGCTTTTAACAACCTGTCGAGTTCATCACCCCCTACATGTCCAAAAGGTGTATGTCCCAGATCGTGGGAAAGAGCAATTACTTCGGCAAGCGTCTCATTCAGCTGCAGCATTCTTGAGAGTGTCCGCGCGATCTGGCTCACTTCCAGAGAGTGTGTCAGACGGGTACGGAAATAGTCACCCTCATGATTGAGAAAGACCTGTGTTTTATATTCCAGTCTCCGAAAGGAACTACAGTGCAGTACCCTGTCCCGATCCCTGGCATAAGGGTCACGGAAATCAACTTGAAAGTGGTGGAAACGTTCGTCTGGGCGCATCAAAAAGTGTCCTTATAAAAGTTTGCTATAATTGTACCTAAAATTGTTAACAGGCGGTATGTGATGGAAACGATCGAGATGTACAATATAACCTACGTAAAACCAAAAGTAACCCTTCTTCAGGAAAGCGGCCTTGGTGTAGCGGAGATCGCAGCACGTACCTGTTACGACAGTTTCGAGAACTCTGAGAATGCATGTGTAAGAGATGCGATGGAAGACCTTGATACCGATGCTGTCAATGCCATCGAACATTCCGATCTGCTTGCCAACCTTGCCTGGGTACACCATCACCATTCCATCATTGAACATGCTACGCTCAGTTACCTCATCCGCGGTACATCCAGAGGTGTACTTCAGGAGCATGCACGCCACCGGTTGCAGGCGATCTCTGTGAGATCTACACGCTACACTATGTCCTCTGTCATCAATGCCTTTGTTGCCTCTTTGGAAGCCAAAGAGAGCTTTGCTTTCTTTCTGGAGAAACTACTCTCCCTCGAACTCTTCGTTATTGCCGACGAAGCCTATCTCTTCATTGAGATCAGAGCGATCTATGACAAACTCCGTTTCCAATATGAAAGAGATGAGAATTTCCTCAAAAATGCTATAGCAAAATCATCTCTTCCCTTCCTGGAAGAACATAAAGGTAATGCCCAGACACTTTATGAGGCATTGGAGTGTGGGAAGAAAAAACGTAATGTGGGGGATGCCTTCAAACATATCGTTTCAGACAACTGGAAGGTCGATATGGTAGTCACTTTCAATATCAGAAGTCTTAAAAACTATTTTGATCTTAGGGCCTCCGGATCCGCATGGTTCCAGATACAATGGCTTGCCGAAGCGATGAAAGCAGTTACGCCAGTCAAATATCTGCAGCTCATTGACAAAAAACATAAAAACATCTAAGGACAGAGCTTCTTGAAACTATTGAAACAACTTGTACTGTTCCTCCTGCTTAGCTCCTTTATCGCTGCACAACCTTTGACCATGGAAAACATTACACAGAACCTGCTCTACTCTATCCAAACCAAACTCAAAGGAGAAAATGGCAAGATCGTCCGAGAGATCTATGCAAAAACCGGGAACAGACCACTTTGGATCGGTACGGAGAACAGTGACAAGATGGCAGAGCTCATCCAGGCACTCAAAGACCCTCTTTTCAACTACAAAAACAAACCCTTTGACCAGAAAGCGATCAAAAAACTGCTCTATTATCTGGACAACCATACCATTCCTCTTGAAAAGAGAGCCGCTGTCTACGCCAGACTCGATCTGCTTTTGACCAACTCCTATGTAAGGCTTGTACGTTTCATTGTCCAGGGTGATGTTGACTGGCAACTGGTACAGAAAAAATTTGAAGCACTCAAGAAGAGTGATGATATCCAGGCAGTATGGGAGATGAAACCAAAACCCTTTCCTCCTTACAACCCGCTTGTTCAAGCTGCCGTCAACGGTAATATCCGTAACTATCTTGTCTCTTTGCTGCCTATGGAAGAACGTTATAGAAAACTGGTAAAACTGCTTAAGAATTATCAGCGTATGGAAAAATTCCCAAAGATCCCATACAGCAACAAAGTATTTAAACTCGGAGACAGCTCTTCCCGCATCATTCAAATAAAAAAACGTCTTCAGATCTCCGGAGACTACCCGCAAAACGCACCACTTAGCAGAAAATATGATGAAACCCTGCGCAAAGCGGTCATTACATACCAAAAACGCTATCTGCTTGAAGTAACAGGTCAGGTGGACAAAACTATGACATGGTATCTCAACCAGCCGGTCAAGAAAAATATTCAGGCAAT
Coding sequences within it:
- a CDS encoding deoxyguanosinetriphosphate triphosphohydrolase — translated: MRPDERFHHFQVDFRDPYARDRDRVLHCSSFRRLEYKTQVFLNHEGDYFRTRLTHSLEVSQIARTLSRMLQLNETLAEVIALSHDLGHTPFGHVGGDELDRLLKADGHLLGFEHNFQSFRVLTKLEKRYKEFDGLNLTFATLEGVLKHSFPYHKPFLENLDERFALDKHPSLEAMVVDHADEIAYTSHDIDDGIKYGLITFGDLLEDELCLRVDSMVQEEGVYPDEPLYRHRFVAGLIKLLVEDFIENSKVGAARYRKAEPIVAALDAREKLPVGFSEVTARALKILKKRLFKKLYKHEKIVRKMYAGKQCIKGLYTAFNDDTDLLPVHQKALLETRPKHRVIADYMAAMTDRYALKTYHELYGLSL
- a CDS encoding L,D-transpeptidase family protein, with the protein product MKLLKQLVLFLLLSSFIAAQPLTMENITQNLLYSIQTKLKGENGKIVREIYAKTGNRPLWIGTENSDKMAELIQALKDPLFNYKNKPFDQKAIKKLLYYLDNHTIPLEKRAAVYARLDLLLTNSYVRLVRFIVQGDVDWQLVQKKFEALKKSDDIQAVWEMKPKPFPPYNPLVQAAVNGNIRNYLVSLLPMEERYRKLVKLLKNYQRMEKFPKIPYSNKVFKLGDSSSRIIQIKKRLQISGDYPQNAPLSRKYDETLRKAVITYQKRYLLEVTGQVDKTMTWYLNQPVKKNIQAIITNLDKTKLYPKSFEDEYIEVNIPDFNLRYYKEGEMLMKKGVVVGRIDRPTPIFDDKLEYMVINPTWTIPDNLIKRDLIHVLRENPNYLLENNIHVFQGKKEIEITQEQLDPYEHSDEPVPYRFVQFPGDNNALGRIKFMFPNKYAVYLHDTDNKTLLDRRYKIYSSGCMRVEKPFDLADLLLRHAKKYYSQKEIEEIIASNEPTTIRLKKPIPVHITYFTVYEENGLAYFKHDIYLYDMIIRESVTDNMKPTFTVPKKRMIRIEKQKQNQKPLSN
- the typA gene encoding translational GTPase TypA, coding for MQKIKNIAVIAHVDHGKTTLVDELLQQSGTFAAHQQVDERVMDSNDIEKERGITILSKNTAITYGDHKINIIDTPGHADFGGEVERVLKMVDGVLMLVDAQEGVMPQTKFVLKKAIELGLIPVVVINKIDKDGAEPDRVLDEMFDLLVALDANDEQLEFPVLYAAARDGYAKWNLEDENKDMTPLFEAILEKVPYPTGSADNDTQAQVFTLDSDNFVGRIGITRIFNGRVKKGDEYMLVKASGEKIKSRVSKLIGFKGLERIEIEEAEAGDIVAIAGFADIDVGDSICDPSNPVALDPMHVEEPTLSVIMSVNDGPLAGTEGKHVTSNKIRERLEKEMETNIAMRMEPLGDASFKVSGRGELQIGILAENMRREGFEFLLARPEVVVKEENGVKMEPFEHLVVDVPEEFQGVAIEKLGKRKAEMTSLTPMPDGTVRIEFEIPARGLIGFRSEFLTDTKGEGIMNHSFIEYRPYSGVVISRTPGALISMDDGEAVAFSLYNLQARGILFIHPQDKVYNGMVIGESARPGDLEVNPLKGKQLTNMRSSGSEDAIKLVPPREMSLEHAMEWIEDDELIEVTPENIRIRKKYLDPTMRKRVQRDKKNAAK
- a CDS encoding FAD-dependent thymidylate synthase, whose product is METIEMYNITYVKPKVTLLQESGLGVAEIAARTCYDSFENSENACVRDAMEDLDTDAVNAIEHSDLLANLAWVHHHHSIIEHATLSYLIRGTSRGVLQEHARHRLQAISVRSTRYTMSSVINAFVASLEAKESFAFFLEKLLSLELFVIADEAYLFIEIRAIYDKLRFQYERDENFLKNAIAKSSLPFLEEHKGNAQTLYEALECGKKKRNVGDAFKHIVSDNWKVDMVVTFNIRSLKNYFDLRASGSAWFQIQWLAEAMKAVTPVKYLQLIDKKHKNI